In one window of Romboutsia hominis DNA:
- a CDS encoding Mor transcription activator family protein gives MLKYLTKEDLPESLIDIEEVIGLDNVKELIKLAGGSSVYIPSENSVLKPIRNKIIRKSFNGNYKELSRKFGISEVQVRNIINSNITY, from the coding sequence ATGCTTAAGTATTTAACTAAAGAAGATTTACCAGAGTCTTTAATTGATATTGAAGAAGTAATAGGACTTGATAATGTTAAGGAACTTATAAAATTAGCTGGTGGAAGTAGTGTTTATATACCTAGTGAAAATAGTGTATTAAAACCTATTAGAAATAAGATAATTAGAAAATCTTTTAATGGTAACTATAAAGAGCTATCTAGAAAGTTTGGTATAAGTGAAGTACAAGTTAGAAATATCATCAATTCAAATATAACATATTAA
- a CDS encoding AAA family ATPase codes for MINYIKLKNFKCFENEQIKLSKSTLLLGVNSGGKSSLIQSLLLFNSSIFNLQDKDISSLDLINNKYNLNLYSFDEILNNKYDDDFFEISIFNGNEETKIEYTPTDDNNIIDLNIDTNTNMEPLDIIYLGAERSITSFQRNGNINNIELGRNNEYIGYIIEKGKKRAVKAYEDRNHWTFKDTALFDFQVNKWLDYILPSNKVSASSIGIDNYISLTFGEKLNLHQTNIGYGVSFILPIIVGGLIAKPESILIVENPELHLHPSAQSKIAEFLGLISMAGVQVIVETHSEHVVNGFRKSVLNKEHPLQNVDLVINYFDNDGSCEIKRIELNERAEIKYWPKGFMDQEEKDLFEMRKMRLGIQ; via the coding sequence ATGATTAATTATATAAAACTAAAAAATTTTAAATGCTTTGAGAATGAACAAATAAAACTATCTAAGTCAACATTATTATTGGGTGTTAATTCAGGTGGGAAATCATCATTAATACAATCCTTGCTATTATTCAATTCATCAATATTTAATTTACAAGATAAAGATATAAGTAGTTTAGATTTAATTAATAATAAATATAATTTGAATTTATATTCATTTGATGAGATTCTTAATAATAAATACGATGATGATTTTTTCGAGATAAGTATATTTAATGGTAATGAAGAAACAAAAATAGAGTATACACCAACAGATGATAATAATATTATAGATTTAAATATAGATACAAACACAAATATGGAACCTTTAGATATTATTTACTTAGGAGCAGAAAGATCAATAACCTCATTTCAAAGGAATGGGAATATAAACAATATAGAATTGGGACGAAACAATGAATATATAGGATATATAATAGAGAAAGGTAAAAAAAGAGCAGTAAAAGCTTATGAGGATAGAAATCATTGGACATTTAAAGATACTGCGTTATTTGATTTTCAAGTGAATAAATGGTTAGACTATATTTTACCAAGTAACAAAGTATCGGCGAGTAGTATTGGTATAGATAATTATATTTCATTAACTTTTGGTGAAAAACTGAATTTACATCAAACTAATATAGGCTATGGAGTGTCATTTATATTGCCTATAATTGTAGGTGGATTAATAGCTAAACCAGAATCAATACTTATAGTAGAAAATCCAGAGTTACATTTACATCCAAGCGCACAATCTAAAATTGCAGAGTTCTTAGGTCTTATATCTATGGCAGGAGTACAAGTAATTGTAGAAACTCACAGTGAACATGTAGTAAATGGATTTAGAAAATCTGTTTTAAATAAAGAACATCCATTACAAAATGTTGACTTAGTTATAAACTATTTTGACAATGATGGTTCTTGTGAGATTAAAAGAATAGAGCTAAATGAAAGAGCTGAAATAAAGTACTGGCCTAAAGGTTTCATGGATCAAGAAGAAAAAGATTTATTTGAAATGAGGAAAATGAGGCTAGGAATACAATGA
- a CDS encoding DUF262 domain-containing protein, translating to MNTIKNIVIEVNIDGDIELFEFKYIKSDKMYSSKNTIKLQITLDEYKRCDTVKRKDESTLFISYTQTIEELFKEKYNATVDKLNEEMADGVEFTESEIERNDEIIVPYDPNLIRVSQARFSLKEIFDMLVGDEYDEEPILDLSPDFQRRYVWDNTRKSRLIESILLKIPLPVFYLSRDYDGKYQVVDGVQRLSVIKEFFSNGFKLKNLEYLTDECENRYFHNKKSESLHPRFVRTLRSYQIDCNVIEPETPHKVKLDIFKRLNTGGKNLNNQEIRNSILKPSPRDFIRKLANSKEFILATNNSISTTRMMDQEMIVRYIGFYFIYKRQDLFPNLKYNGKMNEFLDLTIELLNENFKYIPFDEIENNFYKAMINARNIFNEYAFRKVENRYLYKDKNKINKSLFTIFSILLSDYEVKDIKSKGIILDQFAEFLQDDKYIYESITYLSAEKTSIDTTYLRLKFFLNEIYGGKND from the coding sequence GTGAATACTATAAAAAATATTGTTATAGAAGTAAATATAGATGGAGATATAGAATTATTTGAGTTTAAGTATATTAAAAGTGATAAAATGTATTCTAGTAAAAATACAATAAAACTACAAATAACCTTAGATGAGTATAAGAGATGTGATACTGTCAAAAGAAAAGATGAGAGTACTTTGTTTATAAGTTATACACAAACTATTGAAGAGCTATTCAAAGAAAAGTACAATGCAACAGTTGACAAACTGAATGAGGAAATGGCGGATGGGGTTGAGTTTACAGAATCAGAAATAGAAAGAAATGATGAAATAATTGTACCCTATGATCCAAATTTAATAAGGGTGTCTCAAGCTAGATTCTCTTTAAAAGAAATATTTGATATGTTAGTTGGAGATGAATATGATGAAGAGCCTATACTGGATTTATCTCCAGATTTTCAAAGACGATATGTGTGGGATAATACTAGAAAGTCAAGACTTATAGAATCTATATTGCTAAAAATACCACTACCCGTGTTTTATTTATCAAGAGATTATGATGGTAAGTATCAGGTTGTAGATGGTGTCCAACGATTATCTGTTATTAAAGAGTTTTTCTCAAATGGATTTAAATTGAAAAATTTAGAATATCTTACTGATGAATGTGAGAATAGATATTTCCACAATAAAAAGTCTGAGTCATTGCATCCTAGATTTGTAAGAACACTTAGGTCATATCAAATCGATTGTAATGTTATAGAGCCAGAAACACCTCATAAAGTAAAACTAGATATATTTAAGAGACTTAATACAGGAGGAAAAAATCTAAATAATCAAGAAATAAGAAATTCTATTTTAAAACCCTCACCAAGAGATTTTATAAGGAAGTTAGCTAATTCAAAAGAATTTATATTAGCAACTAATAACAGTATAAGTACAACGAGAATGATGGACCAAGAGATGATAGTAAGATATATAGGTTTTTACTTTATATATAAAAGACAAGATTTATTTCCAAACTTAAAATATAATGGGAAAATGAATGAATTTCTAGACTTAACAATAGAATTATTAAATGAGAACTTTAAATATATTCCATTTGATGAAATTGAGAATAATTTCTATAAAGCGATGATAAATGCAAGGAATATTTTTAATGAATATGCTTTTAGAAAAGTTGAAAATAGGTATTTATATAAAGATAAAAATAAAATAAATAAATCATTATTTACTATATTTTCTATATTACTATCAGATTATGAAGTTAAAGATATTAAATCAAAAGGAATTATATTAGATCAATTTGCAGAGTTCCTGCAAGATGATAAATATATATATGAGTCTATAACATACTTAAGTGCGGAAAAAACTAGTATAGATACAACATACTTAAGATTAAAGTTTTTCTTAAATGAAATTTATGGAGGAAAAAATGATTAA
- a CDS encoding aminotransferase class IV, with amino-acid sequence MEYADLDWKNLGFKYRETDYSYISRYIANDWDEGKVKQNILSIDEKKLDVDYIKQYFEGLKAYRSKDGDIYLFRPYENIVRLNRNCEKLLIPNIPKEKFIKALKDVVRANERFVPPYDSKASLYIRPFISEVSNQSNLKIPKEYIFSIYVTPVGPTPMNLSNIIITKDRKRIDEVSNSTKSLKDKELIYINKNNKLEDINNTNLFVITKNDVFVSLKSSSGLPSITKNSLMYIAKNYLNMKVEERDIYLDEIDNFCEIGTCSTKYMIKPIKSIIYEDKEYIVQKNKIGPITNELYDILRGIQYKDIQGPKDWVIKV; translated from the coding sequence ATGGAGTATGCTGATTTAGACTGGAAAAACCTAGGATTTAAATATAGAGAAACAGATTATAGTTATATATCTAGATATATAGCTAATGATTGGGATGAAGGTAAAGTAAAACAAAATATACTAAGTATAGATGAAAAAAAATTAGATGTAGATTATATAAAACAGTATTTCGAAGGACTAAAAGCATATAGAAGTAAAGATGGAGATATATACTTATTTAGACCTTATGAAAATATAGTGAGATTAAATAGAAATTGTGAAAAGCTATTAATCCCAAATATACCAAAAGAAAAGTTTATAAAAGCATTAAAAGATGTAGTGAGAGCTAATGAAAGATTTGTACCACCATATGATAGCAAAGCTAGCTTATATATAAGACCATTTATAAGTGAAGTATCAAACCAATCGAACCTTAAAATACCAAAAGAATACATATTTTCTATATATGTAACGCCAGTAGGGCCTACACCTATGAATCTTTCAAATATTATAATAACCAAAGATAGGAAAAGAATAGATGAAGTTAGTAATAGTACTAAAAGTTTAAAAGATAAAGAACTTATATATATAAATAAAAATAACAAACTTGAAGATATAAATAATACAAATCTTTTTGTTATAACTAAAAATGATGTGTTTGTAAGTTTAAAATCTTCATCAGGACTACCTAGTATAACTAAAAATTCCCTTATGTATATTGCTAAAAATTATTTAAATATGAAGGTAGAAGAAAGAGATATATATTTAGATGAAATAGATAACTTTTGTGAAATTGGAACTTGTTCTACTAAATATATGATAAAGCCTATAAAAAGTATTATATATGAAGATAAAGAGTATATAGTGCAAAAGAATAAGATTGGACCTATTACTAATGAACTTTATGATATATTAAGAGGAATACAATATAAAGATATACAAGGACCAAAAGATTGGGTCATTAAAGTTTAA
- a CDS encoding tryptophan transporter encodes MKTKKITTNSILLAIGLILHQITPALGLPMQPDFALAMLFIVMMLNKDDYKTCVISAIVTGIFTALTTKFPGGQIPNLLDKVITANYIYLLMFMFYKIKLLDKFLKSKKESVLAMIILPFGTLVSGTIFLISAKAIVGLPAPFLPLFLTIVLPTCIINLFVGIFLYNIVNLSLKRSFRA; translated from the coding sequence ATGAAAACAAAAAAAATAACAACAAATTCAATACTTTTAGCTATAGGTTTAATACTTCATCAAATCACCCCTGCTTTAGGTTTACCTATGCAACCTGATTTTGCACTTGCTATGTTATTTATAGTAATGATGCTTAATAAAGATGATTATAAAACTTGTGTAATATCTGCAATTGTCACTGGAATATTTACAGCTTTAACTACAAAGTTTCCAGGTGGCCAAATACCAAATTTATTAGATAAAGTTATAACTGCTAATTATATATATTTACTAATGTTTATGTTTTATAAAATAAAGCTTTTAGATAAATTTCTTAAAAGTAAAAAAGAAAGTGTATTAGCTATGATTATACTACCTTTTGGTACTTTAGTTAGTGGTACAATATTTTTAATCTCTGCTAAAGCTATCGTAGGACTTCCTGCTCCATTTTTACCTTTATTTTTAACAATAGTACTACCTACTTGTATTATAAACTTATTTGTTGGTATATTTTTATATAATATTGTCAATTTATCTTTAAAAAGAAGTTTTAGAGCTTAA
- a CDS encoding restriction endonuclease subunit S — MAKKKLTLEDVLVPKEEIPYEVPENWCWSNINSISERFTDGDWILSSNFDDNGNVRVLQLADIGIGRFIDKSNRFLNESTFNELGCTEIYTGDLLISRMAEPIGRSMIVPKLNHKLVTAVDVSILTPNEKIVKKEYLNYLFNSNYFRESCEKLARGTTRLRITRKNLGLIPIPLPPVSEQERIVNRIEGLFEKIDKASELIDEARRDFEKRRAAILERAFCGELTNTWREENGIGFSLEMKEFKDIATVKSNLVKPQEYMNYPHIAPDNIEKKTGRLLEYRTVEEDNVKSAKHKFYPSQILYSKIRPYLSKVVIVDFEGLCSADMYPIETELETKYLYWYMLSQKFLDYASNCGSRSVLPKINQKELGKIPVPVVTREEQKEVVKIIDKLIEAEKSVEQISDVSEYTDIIKKSILAKAFRGELS; from the coding sequence ATGGCTAAGAAGAAGTTGACATTAGAGGATGTGCTTGTGCCTAAGGAGGAGATTCCTTATGAGGTTCCTGAGAATTGGTGTTGGAGCAATATAAATAGTATAAGTGAAAGATTTACAGATGGGGATTGGATATTAAGTAGTAATTTTGATGATAATGGAAATGTAAGAGTACTTCAGTTAGCTGATATAGGTATTGGAAGATTTATAGATAAATCAAATAGATTTTTAAATGAAAGTACATTCAATGAATTAGGATGTACAGAAATATACACAGGAGATCTTCTTATTTCACGTATGGCAGAGCCAATAGGAAGAAGTATGATAGTACCTAAGTTAAATCATAAACTTGTAACAGCAGTAGATGTTTCTATACTAACACCTAATGAAAAGATAGTTAAGAAAGAGTATTTAAATTATTTATTTAATAGTAATTATTTTAGAGAGTCATGTGAAAAATTAGCAAGAGGTACAACAAGACTTAGAATCACTAGAAAAAATTTAGGATTAATACCTATACCACTACCTCCTGTATCTGAGCAAGAAAGGATTGTTAATAGGATTGAGGGCCTTTTTGAGAAGATTGACAAGGCAAGTGAGCTTATTGATGAGGCTAGGAGAGATTTTGAGAAGAGAAGGGCTGCTATTTTGGAGAGGGCTTTTTGCGGTGAGTTGACTAATACGTGGCGTGAAGAGAATGGTATTGGGTTTAGTTTAGAGATGAAAGAATTTAAAGATATTGCTACTGTTAAAAGTAACTTAGTAAAACCTCAAGAGTATATGAATTATCCACATATAGCACCAGATAATATAGAAAAAAAGACAGGAAGACTTTTGGAGTATAGAACGGTAGAAGAAGATAATGTAAAAAGTGCCAAGCATAAATTTTATCCTAGTCAAATTCTATATTCAAAAATAAGACCATATTTATCAAAAGTTGTAATAGTTGATTTTGAAGGATTATGTAGTGCGGATATGTACCCTATAGAAACAGAGTTAGAAACTAAATATTTATATTGGTACATGCTATCTCAAAAGTTTTTAGATTATGCTTCCAACTGTGGATCAAGATCTGTATTACCTAAGATAAATCAAAAAGAACTTGGTAAGATTCCAGTACCTGTAGTTACTAGAGAAGAACAAAAAGAAGTAGTTAAGATTATAGATAAATTAATTGAAGCAGAAAAAAGTGTAGAACAGATTTCAGATGTAAGTGAATATACGGATATAATAAAAAAATCTATTCTTGCTAAGGCTTTTAGAGGTGAACTTTCATAA
- a CDS encoding YkgJ family cysteine cluster protein translates to MKRINILEEISDGKLYDIEDTVKADTCGCDGCSDCCCDVGELVVLTPFDIYEMVNYLGVGFDELLGNHIKLRENNKILLPYLNMQDDNKKRCSFLNEEGRCTIHAKRPNICRLFPLGRVYKDDDFKYFLQVGNCPKENLKDVKVKKWVGIENYDENKKFILEWHKFIKALTFRLKFVRDESEIKEINEILLDEFYRIKIDEGENFYFVFTKNLPNIKNRLGII, encoded by the coding sequence ATGAAACGAATAAATATACTAGAAGAAATATCAGATGGAAAATTATATGACATTGAAGACACAGTAAAAGCAGATACATGTGGTTGCGATGGATGTAGTGATTGTTGTTGTGATGTTGGAGAACTAGTAGTGCTTACACCTTTTGATATATATGAAATGGTGAATTATTTAGGTGTAGGATTTGATGAATTACTAGGAAACCATATTAAATTACGTGAAAACAACAAAATTTTATTACCATATTTAAATATGCAAGATGATAATAAGAAAAGATGTAGCTTTTTAAATGAAGAAGGGCGATGTACTATTCATGCTAAACGACCAAATATTTGTCGTTTATTCCCTCTTGGAAGAGTGTACAAAGATGATGATTTTAAGTACTTTTTACAGGTAGGAAATTGCCCTAAAGAAAATTTAAAAGATGTTAAGGTTAAAAAGTGGGTAGGAATTGAAAACTATGATGAAAATAAGAAGTTTATTTTAGAGTGGCATAAATTTATTAAGGCATTAACTTTCCGTTTAAAGTTTGTAAGAGATGAGAGTGAAATAAAAGAAATAAATGAAATTTTACTAGATGAATTTTATCGTATTAAGATAGATGAAGGAGAGAATTTTTACTTTGTATTTACAAAAAATTTACCTAATATAAAGAATAGATTGGGGATTATTTAA
- the rocF gene encoding arginase has product MNVNLIGVPTNHGCDRNGAQYGPKKLREANIVNIMKKSELSIYDMGDIYVEDIREKDKFLSDKNIKYYNSIYNVNLNLAHMVYTSLNNKDFPIIIGGDHSIALGSISGASSYFKNLGVVWIDAHGDFNTEVISESKNSHGMPLAFLCGYGDERLVNLYRHKTKLHEENVFHIGGRDIDIEERKLLDNTKVSMYDKTKINKLGIEKIIHEIIEKCKKQNVDAIHISLDIDFMDKDIVKGTGTRVSDGYSIEDTKLILKELINSGLVKSMDFVEFNPILDENDETLNICTNLLEYTSNLIKKLK; this is encoded by the coding sequence ATGAATGTAAATTTAATAGGTGTACCTACAAATCATGGATGTGACAGAAATGGAGCTCAATACGGGCCTAAAAAGCTTAGAGAAGCTAATATAGTAAACATAATGAAAAAAAGCGAACTAAGTATATATGATATGGGAGATATCTATGTAGAAGATATTAGAGAGAAAGATAAGTTTTTAAGCGATAAAAATATAAAGTACTATAATAGCATATATAATGTTAATTTAAATTTAGCACACATGGTATATACATCTCTAAATAATAAAGATTTTCCAATTATAATAGGTGGAGACCATAGTATAGCATTAGGAAGTATATCAGGTGCAAGTTCATACTTTAAAAATTTAGGGGTAGTTTGGATAGATGCACATGGAGACTTTAACACAGAAGTAATATCAGAAAGTAAAAATTCTCATGGTATGCCTTTAGCTTTCTTATGTGGTTATGGAGATGAAAGATTAGTAAACTTATATAGGCATAAAACTAAACTACATGAAGAGAATGTATTTCATATAGGTGGAAGAGATATAGATATAGAGGAGAGAAAATTGTTAGACAATACTAAAGTTAGTATGTATGACAAAACTAAAATTAATAAATTAGGAATTGAAAAGATAATACATGAAATAATTGAAAAATGTAAAAAACAAAATGTAGATGCAATCCATATAAGTTTAGATATAGATTTTATGGATAAAGATATAGTTAAAGGAACAGGAACAAGAGTTAGTGATGGATATAGCATAGAGGATACAAAACTTATATTAAAAGAACTTATAAATAGTGGACTTGTTAAATCTATGGATTTTGTAGAATTTAACCCAATTTTAGATGAAAACGATGAAACTCTTAATATATGTACGAACTTATTAGAATATACATCTAACTTAATTAAAAAGTTAAAATAA
- a CDS encoding peptide chain release factor 3, which yields MTQQNLSLIDEVKRRRTFAIISHPDAGKTTLTEKFLLYGGAIREAGSVKSRRSQKHAVSDWMEIEKQRGISVASSVLQFEYNNFCINILDTPGHQDFSEDTYRTLMAADCAVMVIDSAKGVEDQTKKLFHVCKMRGIPIFTFINKMDRQGKDPFELLEDIENVLGIRSCPVNWPIGSGKEFKGVFNRHKNQVELFDDGNHGQSIANSITGDVSDEKFNTLLGDALHSKLLEDIELLDIAGDNFDLDKILNGELTPVFFGSALTNFGVEPFLESFLEITPPPTPRSSNLGDIDPSSDNFSGFIFKIQANMDKSHRDRIAFLRICSGKFEKGMTVNHVQRKKKIKLSQPQQFVAQDRVIIDTAYPGDIIGIHDPGIFNIGDTLSEKQSNLQYSGIPQFAPEYFARVSTKNALKRKQFVKGITQLSEEGAIQVFKQPNSGMEELIIGVVGVLQFEVLEYRLKQEYGVEMLMNSLPYRYVRWIENDLSKYGKLSMPMDTLLVEDKNSNPVVLFQNEWSIRTLIERNENIVLKETSL from the coding sequence ATGACACAACAAAATTTAAGCTTGATTGATGAGGTTAAAAGAAGAAGAACCTTTGCAATCATTTCCCATCCCGATGCAGGAAAGACTACATTAACTGAAAAGTTTCTATTATATGGTGGTGCCATTCGTGAAGCAGGATCAGTTAAATCAAGAAGATCTCAAAAACATGCAGTATCTGACTGGATGGAAATTGAAAAACAAAGAGGTATATCAGTTGCATCAAGTGTTCTTCAATTTGAATATAATAACTTTTGTATAAATATTCTTGATACTCCTGGGCATCAAGATTTCAGTGAAGACACTTATAGAACTCTTATGGCAGCAGACTGTGCAGTAATGGTTATTGACTCTGCTAAAGGTGTTGAGGATCAGACAAAGAAATTATTCCATGTTTGTAAAATGAGAGGAATTCCAATATTCACTTTCATCAATAAAATGGACCGTCAAGGAAAAGATCCATTTGAGCTACTTGAAGATATTGAAAATGTTTTAGGAATTCGTTCTTGTCCAGTAAACTGGCCAATTGGTTCTGGTAAAGAATTTAAAGGTGTGTTTAATCGCCATAAAAATCAAGTTGAATTATTTGATGATGGTAACCATGGACAATCTATTGCTAATTCTATAACTGGAGATGTATCTGATGAAAAATTTAATACTTTATTAGGTGATGCTCTTCATTCAAAATTACTAGAAGATATTGAACTTTTAGATATTGCTGGAGATAATTTTGACTTAGATAAAATATTAAATGGTGAATTAACACCTGTGTTCTTCGGAAGTGCCCTTACTAACTTTGGTGTAGAACCATTCTTAGAATCGTTCCTAGAAATAACACCACCACCAACTCCTCGTAGTAGTAATTTAGGTGATATTGACCCTAGTTCGGATAACTTCTCAGGATTTATATTTAAAATTCAAGCCAATATGGATAAATCTCATAGAGATAGAATTGCATTCCTTCGAATTTGCTCTGGTAAATTTGAAAAAGGTATGACAGTAAATCATGTACAAAGAAAGAAAAAGATAAAACTTTCTCAACCTCAACAGTTTGTAGCACAAGACCGTGTTATAATAGATACTGCTTACCCAGGTGACATTATAGGTATACATGACCCAGGCATATTTAATATTGGTGATACATTAAGTGAAAAGCAATCAAATTTACAATACAGTGGTATACCACAATTTGCGCCTGAATATTTTGCAAGAGTATCTACAAAAAATGCTCTTAAAAGAAAACAGTTCGTAAAGGGTATTACACAATTATCAGAAGAAGGTGCTATACAGGTATTCAAACAACCTAATTCTGGTATGGAAGAACTTATTATAGGTGTAGTTGGAGTTTTACAATTTGAAGTTTTAGAATATCGTCTAAAACAAGAATATGGTGTTGAGATGCTAATGAATTCACTACCTTATCGCTATGTACGTTGGATTGAAAATGATCTTTCCAAATATGGTAAGCTTTCAATGCCAATGGATACATTATTAGTTGAGGATAAAAATAGCAATCCAGTAGTGTTATTCCAAAATGAATGGTCTATTAGAACTCTAATTGAGAGAAACGAAAATATAGTTTTAAAAGAAACTTCTTTATAA
- a CDS encoding N-6 DNA methylase, whose translation MNTQEIVNKLWNLCNVLRDDGITYHQYVTELTYILFLKMAKETGVEDNIPEGYRWDDLTTKSGIELKKFYKELLAYLGEECDGRVREIYNGASTNIEEPKNLEKIIKSIDDLDWYSAKEEGLGDLYEGLLEKNASEKKSGAGQYFTPRVLIDIMVKLIDPKPGEKCNDPACGTFGFMIAADHYVKSKTDNLDDLDIDEQEFQRAEAFTGCELVHDTHRLAMMNAMLHDIDSNIYLGDTLSNLGKQMKNFDVVLSNPPFGTKKGGERTTRDDLVYQTSNKQLNFLQHIYRSLKADGKARCAVVLPDNVLFQEGDGTKIRTDLMDKCNLHTILRLPTGIFYAQGVKTNVLFFTRGMDEKDNTKDVWFYDLRTNMPNFGKTNPLKESHFDDFIKAYTADDREAIEDERWNKITRDEIREKNDNLDLGLIKDDSILDYEDLPDPVESAEEAVAKLEEATDLLMSVIKELKALGGE comes from the coding sequence ATGAATACACAAGAAATAGTAAACAAACTTTGGAACCTTTGTAACGTACTTAGAGATGACGGTATAACATATCATCAATATGTTACAGAGCTAACTTATATTCTTTTCCTAAAGATGGCAAAAGAAACAGGAGTAGAAGACAATATACCAGAAGGATATAGATGGGACGACCTAACTACTAAATCAGGTATAGAACTTAAAAAATTCTACAAAGAACTATTAGCATACTTAGGAGAAGAGTGTGACGGTAGAGTTAGAGAAATATACAATGGAGCTTCTACTAATATAGAAGAGCCTAAAAACTTAGAAAAAATAATAAAAAGTATAGATGACTTAGACTGGTATTCTGCAAAAGAAGAAGGACTAGGAGACTTATACGAGGGACTACTTGAAAAGAATGCATCTGAGAAAAAATCAGGAGCAGGACAATACTTTACACCAAGAGTACTAATAGACATTATGGTTAAATTAATAGATCCAAAACCAGGAGAAAAATGTAATGACCCTGCATGTGGTACATTTGGATTTATGATAGCAGCAGACCACTATGTAAAATCTAAAACTGATAACTTAGATGATTTAGACATAGATGAACAAGAATTCCAAAGAGCAGAAGCTTTCACAGGATGTGAGCTAGTACATGACACTCATAGACTAGCTATGATGAATGCTATGCTTCATGATATAGACAGTAATATATATTTAGGAGATACATTGTCTAATTTAGGTAAGCAAATGAAAAACTTTGATGTTGTATTATCTAATCCACCATTTGGTACTAAAAAAGGTGGAGAGAGAACTACAAGAGATGACTTAGTTTATCAGACATCAAACAAGCAGTTAAACTTCTTACAACATATATATAGATCACTTAAAGCAGACGGAAAAGCAAGATGTGCAGTAGTTCTTCCTGATAATGTATTATTCCAAGAGGGAGACGGTACTAAGATAAGAACGGACTTAATGGACAAGTGTAACTTACACACTATACTTAGACTTCCTACAGGAATATTCTACGCACAAGGGGTTAAGACTAATGTATTATTCTTTACTAGAGGTATGGATGAGAAGGACAATACTAAGGATGTATGGTTCTATGATTTAAGAACTAACATGCCTAACTTTGGCAAGACTAATCCACTTAAGGAAAGTCATTTTGATGATTTTATAAAAGCTTATACTGCTGATGATAGAGAAGCTATAGAAGACGAGAGATGGAACAAGATCACAAGAGATGAGATAAGAGAGAAAAATGATAACCTTGATTTAGGTCTTATTAAGGATGATAGTATACTAGATTATGAGGATTTACCTGATCCTGTTGAAAGTGCTGAGGAAGCTGTAGCAAAATTAGAGGAAGCTACTGATTTACTTATGAGTGTTATTAAGGAATTAAAGGCTTTAGGTGGTGAGTAG